One part of the Scatophagus argus isolate fScaArg1 chromosome 12, fScaArg1.pri, whole genome shotgun sequence genome encodes these proteins:
- the lman2 gene encoding vesicular integral-membrane protein VIP36, protein MGHLRAFVSTTLVFLIFESCLVCCDITDGNTEHLKREHSLMKPYQGVGSSPTSQWDFWGSTLVTSSYVRLTPDERSKQGSIWNTVPCHLKDWEMHVQFKVHGSGKKNLHGDGIAIWYTKDRLHPGPVFGNQDQFVGLAVFLDTFRNDLHGMDRSFPFISAMVNNGSVSYDHGKDGRSSELGGCSAEIRNREHDTYLAIRYSKGRLTVMVDVDDKNEWKECIDIGGVRLPTGYFFGASAATGDLSDNHDIISMKLYQLMVEHTPEEENLDWTKIEPSVSLLKSPKDNIDDPTGNFRGTPLTGWKVFLLLLCALLGIVVCAVVGAVVFQKRQERNKRFY, encoded by the exons ATGGGACACTTGAGAGCGTTTGTGAGCACAACACTGGTGTTCCTGATATTCGAGTCGTGTCTGGTGTGCTGCGACATAACAGACGGGAACACAGAACATCTGAAGAGGGAGCACTCGTTAATGAAACCGTACCAGG GTGTTGGCAGCAGCCCTACAAGTCAGTGGGATTTCTGGGGAAGCACTTTGGTGACGAGCTCGTATGTTCGACTCACTCCGGATGAGAGGAGCAAGCAGGGGTCCATCTGGAACACAGTG CCATGTCACCTGAAAGACTGGGAGATGCACGTGCAGTTTAAAGTTCACGGGTCGGGAAAAAAGAATCTCCACGGCGACGGCATCGCTATCTGGTACACAAAGGACAGGCTGCATCCAG GCCCTGTGTTTGGAAACCAGGATCAGTTTGTTGGCCTGGCTGTTTTTTTGGATACCTTCCGCAATGACCTCCATGGAATGGAT CGCTCCTTCCCCTTCATCTCTGCAATGGTCAACAACGGCTCGGTGAGTTACGACCACGGCAAGGACGGCCGGTCGTCAGAGCTGGGAGGCTGCTCGGCCGAGATCAGGAACCGGGAGCATGACACGTACCTCGCCATCCGCTACTCCAAAGGAAGACTCACC GTGATGGTCGATGTGGATGACAAGAATGAGTGGAAGGAGTGCATCGACATCGGAGGAGTTCGTCTTCCCACCGGATATTTCTTTGGAGCCTCAGCAGCTACGGGAGATCTTTCTG ATAACCACGACATCATCTCCATGAAGCTGTACCAGCTGATGGTGGAGCACACGCCCGAGGAGGAGAACTTGGACTGGACCAAGATCGAGCCCAGCGTCAGCCTCCTCAAGTCCCCAAAAG ACAACATTGACGATCCCACCGGAAACTTCCGCGGGACGCCCCTCACCGGCTGGAAggtcttcctgctgctgctgtgcgcCCTGCTGGGCATCGTGGTGTGCGCCGTGGTGGGAGCCGTGGTCTTCcagaagagacaggagaggaacaAGAGGTTTTACTGA